GGACACTGTTTACATACTTGGAAACATAGTTCTTCATGAATTTCTTATCGCTCATTTTTAGCGCCGACCCAATGCTTATGCCCTCATCAAAGAGCTTCTTTGACTCCAAAGCCTTCAAAACATTATACCTTGGTCGAAGCCTTTTGTTAATTGAGTAATGAAGAAACAAAGGGTTTGCAATAATAGTTTGTGGCCTCAATCCCACAGTATTCACCAAGAAATCCATCACACCCCTGATCTTGTCCTCTGAAAATCGCAAAATAGCAGGGTCTTGCTTAAAAGCCCGGAAAATCTCCTCCTCCGTCCACCCCAAACTCTTCAACACTTCAACTTTCTTCTTCAAAGTGGACTCGCTCGATTGCATCATGGTAGTAAgagcatatataaaaatagaaacctCTGGTTCAAGTCCCAAATCCTTGACAGTATTAACCGCATAAACCATCCTATCATGCTTCCGTTGCACAACCTGTGGGTGAAACAGAAACAACTTTGCAACCCTATCAACAGGAACTCCCTCTTTAATCAAGAAATCAACATTTGGTTGCACGATACTGTTCCAATCACAAGTCAACAAAAACACAGAACGTTTGGAAGCTGCAATAACTTTCTCGCTGGTACCGAGAATAGACTTAAAGTACAGAAGAGATGGTTTAATATGGGAATCTAATGCCCTTTCCAAAATCACCGGATTTGATAAAATAAGTTGGGGCAGAAGCTGACCCGCAAAACCATTCTCGATAAAGAAGTCAAACTTGGCTTTCAGATTGTCTTCTATTCTGCGCAGGAGAATCTTGGGTCGCTTTTCAATCAATTTGGAAATATGGGTTTCGCTAAAGTCATGAGCTTTCAAGAACTGGAGTACGGATTGAGGGTTTTGGAGTTTGTTTTCACGGATTTGGAACTTCTTGGAAACTGAAAGGGCAGATTTTGAAGTGAGCCCGCAAGAATTCACAAGGAAATGAACTGTGAAGGACgacgatgaagaagaagagctaCTGGTGGGTAATTGAGCTGTAGGAGGAGAAAGTGCAGCAGAAAATGTTAATAGAAAACGTTTTTGAAGCAGAGAAAGCAAGCTTCTGCTATGTTTATTGGCGGCCATTTCTGACAGCAAAATGCTTGTGTTTCAGATTTGACACAGAGGCTGGAAAGGGTTTTTGACTTTTGTTAGGGCTTTGACTCTGAGGGTACACGAAGAACGATTGTGAGCTGTGCTGTCAAGGATCCAAATGGGCTGGTCTCGATAGGGTTAACGTGGgctgttatttttaaagttattgtGGGCTGTTATTTTAGTGGTCCAATATTCTTGCTCTTGGATTACATTTTCGAGATCCATGATTCTCTTATGAGTGGGTCCTCCTGACCATAACTAAGAATTTAGTTTAGGATTATCCCATCaaccaaaaacaatattattttattaattttttaaataaaacattatttttaataaaaataaagaaattttcaaGTTTACCCTGCTGCGTCTCACCTGGTTATTAATTAGGtcaattaaatcataaattaactcATTATTATCCATGTTTAACCAAATCAATATTCAGACTTGTGTAGCTCAAGCcaggttttaaataaaatcatttattaaacCTACATTTAATAATTATACTCCTAAGTAAAtcgataaattatttatgattacACCGCAGCAAGTTATTGTTATTCATCAAGAAAACGAGCGTGCATCAAAGAAAGCTGATTTCTCATGGATAATGTGGCAATTTTTGGAgctaaggttttatttttttaatatatatacaaacaacAGGATGAGCTTGGATTTTCTGAGACAGAAATTGGATGTCAAAATGGACACAGACAGAAATGAACACTTAACCTGTTCATCCAAAGAATAACCTAGGTTCTTTCTCAGAGGAAGAAGAGGTAAAATGATTTGCCTTTGTTTATGGATCTACAATAATGGGATCTATGAAGATATCAAATGTGAGATGCCAGCATGGCGGGTGCCTGGAGCCACCCTCTTCACTTCCATGGCCCAATATCCTCATTGTTGGCAAGATGATACACACTCAAAATCAACATCTCCGGCAAAATCACCTGCTACTAAAACAGCCAGCTAGAGCTGCAGTTGTTAAATTTGCATAGCCAAGTCCGGAAGCCCGAGTCATTAATCCTCGAATAACTTTGACAAGCCTTGTGCTATCATATTTTTCCAAACTGTTAAATATCGCTTATAATGATCCAATAACCAGTATTCATGATGCTAAAGCTGCTCTTAATCTGAGAAAAGAGCCCTAC
This genomic interval from Populus alba chromosome 1, ASM523922v2, whole genome shotgun sequence contains the following:
- the LOC118053945 gene encoding transcription termination factor MTERF8, chloroplastic-like gives rise to the protein MAANKHSRSLLSLLQKRFLLTFSAALSPPTAQLPTSSSSSSSSSFTVHFLVNSCGLTSKSALSVSKKFQIRENKLQNPQSVLQFLKAHDFSETHISKLIEKRPKILLRRIEDNLKAKFDFFIENGFAGQLLPQLILSNPVILERALDSHIKPSLLYFKSILGTSEKVIAASKRSVFLLTCDWNSIVQPNVDFLIKEGVPVDRVAKLFLFHPQVVQRKHDRMVYAVNTVKDLGLEPEVSIFIYALTTMMQSSESTLKKKVEVLKSLGWTEEEIFRAFKQDPAILRFSEDKIRGVMDFLVNTVGLRPQTIIANPLFLHYSINKRLRPRYNVLKALESKKLFDEGISIGSALKMSDKKFMKNYVSKYVNSVPGILDTYKGIIKPIKMDN